In a genomic window of Roseiflexus castenholzii DSM 13941:
- a CDS encoding precorrin-8X methylmutase, translating into MAEFPSETLTAAKIAARSFAIIRAELEQRGFHLEAPLNAVVERIIHSTADFEFATITRASSGAVEAGVAALRCGCHVLADVQMVRAGINERRVREFGGAVHCLNDSREALSIADDDGLTRSAAGIRVAHTSGLLDGAVVAIGNAPTALYELLRLINGGARPALVIGVPVGFVHAVESKEALMARSDVHWIVTVGRKGGSTVAVAIVNALLRLAAGVDNTAVY; encoded by the coding sequence ATGGCTGAATTTCCTTCCGAAACGCTCACTGCTGCCAAGATCGCAGCGCGCTCGTTTGCGATCATCCGCGCGGAACTCGAACAGCGCGGCTTTCATCTCGAAGCGCCGCTCAACGCAGTGGTCGAACGGATTATTCACAGCACGGCGGATTTCGAGTTCGCCACAATTACCCGCGCCAGCTCTGGCGCTGTCGAGGCGGGCGTCGCTGCGCTGCGGTGCGGCTGCCACGTGCTCGCCGATGTGCAGATGGTGCGCGCAGGCATCAACGAGCGCCGGGTGCGCGAATTCGGGGGAGCGGTGCATTGCCTGAACGACTCGCGTGAGGCGCTGTCGATTGCCGATGATGATGGGCTGACCCGCAGCGCGGCCGGCATTCGCGTGGCGCATACAAGTGGTCTGCTCGATGGCGCAGTCGTGGCAATCGGCAACGCGCCGACCGCGTTGTATGAACTGCTGCGCCTGATCAATGGCGGTGCGCGTCCGGCGCTGGTCATTGGCGTGCCGGTCGGGTTCGTGCATGCAGTCGAGAGCAAAGAGGCGCTGATGGCGCGCTCCGATGTGCATTGGATTGTGACGGTCGGGCGCAAGGGCGGCTCGACGGTTGCGGTCGCAATTGTCAATGCGCTTTTGCGCCTGGCGGCTGGCGTCGATAATACGGCAGTCTACTGA
- a CDS encoding NAD(P)H-dependent oxidoreductase, producing MTPPCRIFILHDTGNQVAALAQAIAEGAAGIPGVTVNIKQPIKAEKSDLLEADAIIIGTPNWTGIKGTLKRWLDTTGDLWEEGSLAGKVGAAFTSSAGRHSGTEFTLLTVLHWFLGAGMIVVGLPWSSVMERAGSYYGATAVGVLTDEDLAQARALGRRVAEVASRLKPKEG from the coding sequence ATGACTCCGCCCTGTCGCATATTTATTCTGCACGATACGGGAAACCAGGTCGCAGCGCTGGCACAGGCAATAGCCGAGGGCGCCGCCGGCATTCCAGGCGTGACGGTGAATATCAAGCAGCCTATCAAAGCCGAGAAGTCCGATCTGCTGGAGGCAGACGCGATTATCATCGGGACGCCGAACTGGACAGGGATCAAGGGAACATTGAAACGCTGGCTCGATACCACCGGCGATCTGTGGGAAGAGGGCAGCCTGGCGGGAAAAGTCGGCGCAGCGTTCACCAGCAGCGCCGGGCGTCACTCCGGCACCGAGTTTACACTGCTGACGGTGCTGCACTGGTTCCTGGGCGCAGGGATGATTGTCGTGGGACTGCCCTGGAGTTCTGTGATGGAACGCGCCGGTTCGTACTATGGCGCAACGGCTGTCGGTGTGTTGACCGATGAAGACCTGGCGCAGGCGCGCGCGCTTGGGCGTCGCGTTGCGGAGGTTGCGTCGCGTCTGAAACCAAAGGAGGGGTGA
- a CDS encoding sirohydrochlorin chelatase: MTHPSNQPALLLIGHGTDDPAGLEEYHRMATLVGERLGIVVQPCFLELADPPISQAIDDCVRAGFRQIVALPLLLGAAGHQKNDIPVALNQARMRHPNLDIRYGSPLGVQYALVRAMAERIETTYAATSARIPRNRTALALIGRGSSDPDSNADVARMARLLWEGRGFGWVEYGFFSITRPDVAAIIRHCIALGAEQIIVAPYLLFTGRILQRMTSQVESARKEHPALPILMAEHLGLHEGVLAAILQRYDEALHGVAAVNCDLCKYRQVMPGFEDDHGRLQKSDHHHGLRGVHHHDAPALDTILPPRYRNGKPVSVAPMSAAPLVYDDEGRVAWDRVWGGDDPNNPFCELALAGGPPHRGTLLEPVSPEAVAADPEGYARVVAELARGLRMVTGLPVVTGNTPGWVGLVCESEAMALWLLRAIVVENVSVRREGCTLFLPAGPDFRLDGEIKNVVTAVAKTYHYWKEHVQG, from the coding sequence ATGACACACCCATCAAACCAACCGGCACTGCTGCTGATAGGTCACGGCACCGACGATCCCGCCGGGCTGGAAGAGTATCATCGGATGGCGACACTGGTCGGTGAGCGATTGGGCATTGTTGTGCAACCCTGTTTTCTCGAACTGGCAGACCCGCCGATCAGTCAGGCGATTGACGACTGTGTGCGCGCCGGATTCCGGCAGATCGTCGCGCTGCCGCTGCTCCTTGGCGCCGCCGGTCATCAGAAGAATGATATTCCGGTGGCGCTTAATCAGGCGCGTATGCGTCATCCCAATCTCGACATTCGCTACGGATCGCCGCTCGGTGTACAATACGCTCTGGTGCGCGCTATGGCGGAACGCATCGAAACCACATATGCTGCCACGTCCGCGCGCATTCCCCGCAATAGAACCGCGCTCGCGCTCATCGGGCGCGGCAGCAGCGATCCCGACAGCAACGCCGATGTGGCGCGAATGGCGCGTCTGCTCTGGGAAGGGCGCGGGTTCGGGTGGGTGGAGTATGGCTTCTTCAGCATTACCCGTCCCGATGTTGCCGCTATCATTCGTCACTGTATCGCCCTTGGCGCGGAGCAGATCATCGTTGCGCCGTACCTGCTCTTTACCGGGCGCATTCTTCAGCGGATGACGTCGCAGGTGGAGAGCGCCCGAAAGGAACACCCTGCGCTACCCATCCTGATGGCGGAACATCTGGGCTTGCACGAAGGCGTGCTTGCCGCCATTCTTCAGCGGTACGACGAAGCATTGCACGGCGTTGCCGCCGTTAACTGCGACCTGTGCAAATATCGGCAAGTAATGCCGGGATTCGAGGATGACCATGGTCGTCTCCAGAAGAGTGACCACCATCATGGTTTGCGCGGCGTCCATCATCACGATGCTCCCGCGCTCGACACCATCCTGCCGCCGCGCTACCGCAACGGCAAACCGGTCAGCGTAGCGCCGATGAGTGCCGCGCCACTCGTCTACGACGATGAAGGACGGGTGGCGTGGGATCGGGTCTGGGGCGGGGACGATCCGAACAACCCGTTTTGTGAACTGGCGCTGGCAGGCGGACCGCCACACCGGGGGACGCTGCTCGAACCGGTGTCGCCGGAAGCCGTTGCCGCCGATCCAGAAGGATACGCGCGCGTGGTCGCCGAACTGGCGCGTGGTCTGCGCATGGTCACCGGCTTGCCGGTTGTAACCGGGAACACGCCCGGATGGGTCGGTCTTGTGTGCGAAAGTGAAGCCATGGCACTCTGGTTGCTGCGGGCGATTGTGGTCGAGAACGTCAGTGTGCGCCGTGAGGGATGCACCCTCTTCCTCCCTGCCGGACCCGACTTTCGCCTGGACGGGGAGATCAAAAATGTTGTGACAGCAGTCGCAAAGACGTATCACTACTGGAAGGAGCACGTGCAGGGGTAA
- the cbiB gene encoding adenosylcobinamide-phosphate synthase CbiB: MLAHRSQTLLLALAVDLVLGDPPNAWHPVALMGQWMRLGERLAPHDAAQRLVWGGAWLAGGIALTGFVAALLPQHPAVQSGVASMLLAYRGLDRAVGEVQAALERGDLPEARRVLGWRLVSRPTDDLRADEVAGAAIESLAENLSDSLVAPSLAFLIGGLPGMAIYRLSNTADAMWGYRNERYEYLGKAAARLDDMLNFLPARLTAALIVAAAQIVCGRGSGARRIVRRDAGRTASPNAGWPMAAMAGALDTTLTKRGHYVLGDGSRPPDAAMIGEARRIAHVVLALLAGAVALARRR; this comes from the coding sequence ATGCTCGCACACAGAAGTCAGACGCTGCTGCTCGCCCTTGCCGTCGATCTCGTCCTCGGCGACCCGCCGAATGCATGGCATCCAGTGGCGCTCATGGGGCAATGGATGCGCCTTGGGGAGCGGCTGGCACCGCATGATGCCGCCCAACGCCTTGTATGGGGCGGCGCATGGCTGGCTGGCGGCATAGCGTTGACCGGTTTCGTGGCTGCCTTGCTGCCGCAACATCCGGCGGTTCAGAGTGGTGTCGCCTCAATGCTGCTGGCGTACCGGGGGCTTGATCGGGCGGTTGGCGAGGTGCAGGCGGCGCTGGAGCGCGGCGATCTGCCTGAAGCGCGGCGGGTGCTTGGCTGGCGCCTCGTCAGTCGCCCAACCGACGACCTGCGCGCCGATGAAGTAGCAGGTGCGGCAATCGAGTCGCTGGCAGAAAACCTGAGCGACAGCCTCGTGGCGCCATCCCTGGCGTTCCTGATTGGCGGTCTGCCAGGGATGGCGATCTACCGTCTATCGAACACGGCGGATGCCATGTGGGGGTATCGCAACGAGCGCTACGAGTATCTGGGCAAAGCAGCAGCGCGTCTCGATGATATGCTCAATTTCCTGCCAGCGCGCCTGACGGCTGCGCTGATCGTCGCTGCTGCACAGATCGTGTGTGGTCGAGGAAGCGGGGCAAGGCGGATTGTGCGTCGTGACGCAGGTCGCACTGCTTCGCCGAATGCGGGCTGGCCCATGGCGGCAATGGCGGGCGCACTCGATACAACATTGACGAAACGCGGGCACTATGTGCTGGGAGATGGCTCACGCCCGCCCGACGCCGCGATGATTGGCGAAGCGCGTCGTATTGCGCATGTCGTGCTGGCGTTGCTGGCGGGAGCAGTGGCGCTGGCGCGAAGAAGATGA
- a CDS encoding energy-coupling factor ABC transporter ATP-binding protein yields the protein MSALIEFDNLHYTFPGSRMPALRGATLRIEAGQRIVLLGRNGAGKSTLLLHANGILRPAAGQVRLNGKPLEYTRRGLLMVRRQVGVVFQNPDDQLFSASVRQDISFGPLNLGLSIDEVRHRVAAAADLCGVGDLLDRPTHALSGGQKTRVALAGVLAMGPDILLVDEATSGLDPWMRRQVFAIFNRLVERGATVVLATHDLDAAQHWADTVVVMHEGRVAVAAPAAKVFTDPDLRAQVGPEIER from the coding sequence ATGAGCGCGCTGATCGAGTTCGATAACCTGCATTACACCTTTCCCGGCAGCAGGATGCCTGCATTGCGCGGCGCGACGCTGCGTATCGAAGCCGGGCAGCGTATCGTGCTGCTGGGGCGCAATGGCGCCGGAAAGAGTACGCTCCTTCTGCACGCCAACGGCATTCTGCGCCCGGCAGCAGGGCAGGTGCGCCTGAATGGCAAACCGTTGGAATACACCCGTCGCGGTCTGCTGATGGTGCGTCGTCAGGTGGGGGTAGTTTTCCAGAATCCTGATGATCAACTGTTCAGCGCCAGCGTTCGGCAAGACATCAGTTTTGGTCCGCTCAATCTGGGGTTGAGCATCGATGAGGTGCGCCATCGGGTGGCAGCGGCTGCGGACCTGTGTGGCGTTGGCGATCTGCTCGACCGTCCGACCCATGCGCTGAGCGGCGGGCAAAAAACGCGCGTGGCGCTCGCAGGTGTGCTGGCAATGGGACCAGATATTCTGCTGGTCGATGAGGCAACATCTGGACTGGACCCATGGATGCGTCGGCAGGTTTTTGCCATTTTCAATCGACTGGTCGAGCGCGGCGCGACGGTCGTGCTCGCCACACACGATCTGGACGCTGCGCAGCACTGGGCAGACACGGTTGTGGTCATGCACGAAGGGCGCGTTGCCGTTGCCGCGCCTGCGGCGAAGGTGTTCACCGATCCAGACTTGCGGGCGCAGGTTGGACCGGAGATTGAACGTTGA
- the cobT gene encoding nicotinate-nucleotide--dimethylbenzimidazole phosphoribosyltransferase, with amino-acid sequence MSLLTDTITRIGSLDSAAATAAQARQDVLTKPQGALGRLETLSVQIAGITGQTRPRLNNPAVIVMAADHGVARRGVSAYPSEVTSQMVLNFLNGGAAINVLARHIGARVIVVDIGVAANLPSHSELIDRKLGMGTADFSVEPAMSRAQAQQAVEIGIACAYDAIASGVDLLATGDMGIGNTTASSAVVAAITGRPVAEVTGRGAGIDDAGLARKIAVIEQALALHHPDPRDALDVLTKVGGFEIGGLAGVILGAAARRVPVVIDGFISGAAALIACTLAPSAQPFLIAALRSVERGHDAVFAHLDLTPLFDLGMRLGEGTGAVLGMSLCQAACKILDEMATFGEAGVSGKVEG; translated from the coding sequence ATGAGTCTGTTGACCGACACCATCACGCGGATCGGATCACTCGACAGTGCCGCCGCAACCGCAGCGCAGGCGCGGCAGGATGTGCTGACCAAGCCGCAGGGTGCGCTGGGACGTCTGGAGACGTTGTCCGTTCAGATCGCGGGGATCACCGGGCAGACACGTCCTCGCCTGAACAACCCGGCGGTCATCGTTATGGCTGCCGATCACGGCGTTGCGCGTCGCGGGGTGAGCGCCTATCCCTCGGAGGTGACATCGCAGATGGTGTTGAACTTCCTCAACGGCGGAGCAGCGATCAATGTGCTTGCCCGTCACATCGGCGCGCGCGTGATTGTGGTGGATATTGGCGTGGCAGCGAACTTGCCGTCGCACTCCGAACTGATCGACCGCAAACTCGGTATGGGAACAGCAGATTTTTCGGTCGAGCCGGCAATGAGCCGCGCGCAGGCACAACAGGCAGTCGAAATCGGCATTGCGTGCGCCTATGATGCTATCGCCTCCGGCGTCGATCTGCTGGCAACCGGCGACATGGGCATCGGTAACACCACTGCATCGAGCGCCGTTGTTGCTGCTATCACCGGTCGTCCGGTCGCCGAGGTGACCGGGCGCGGCGCCGGGATCGACGATGCCGGGCTGGCCCGCAAGATTGCGGTTATCGAGCAGGCGCTGGCGCTACACCATCCCGATCCGCGCGATGCGCTGGATGTGCTGACAAAGGTCGGCGGCTTCGAGATCGGCGGGCTGGCGGGAGTCATTCTGGGTGCGGCAGCGCGACGTGTGCCGGTTGTCATCGATGGTTTCATCTCCGGTGCGGCAGCGCTGATCGCCTGCACCCTGGCGCCATCGGCGCAACCCTTCCTGATCGCCGCACTCCGCTCGGTCGAACGAGGGCACGATGCGGTCTTTGCTCATCTCGATCTGACCCCACTCTTCGACCTGGGCATGCGTCTCGGCGAGGGAACCGGCGCGGTGCTTGGTATGTCGCTCTGCCAGGCAGCCTGCAAGATTCTCGATGAGATGGCGACGTTCGGCGAGGCGGGGGTGTCGGGGAAGGTCGAGGGCTGA
- the cobN gene encoding cobaltochelatase subunit CobN: protein MAERLKRNMVQRTDGRLVNAGARRGMLIVCATGCCCGHTERGFAPVPVDRYHQEWERRKLRNRVHLSQGGCLGPCPLANVALLLIDGRPYWFHSLNDAALVPILYDYIEALLATDRDLPPPPALASLLFNGFAWDGSTPGDDHREPLPAMIGDGILVLSQADTDLLTLEQARAFLPEGFAPLRVAHIGRLTDDAAVNHLLRDMLPGMAVVVVRLHSAGAFAYGLERLQEWARATGGFLLCLPAVETLDPDLMARSTVGVPLALLVGAYFQCGGTANVVNGLQCLSDHLLLSGWGYEPPVELPMHGIYTPVAAPCCAGAADDARPVAGVLFYRAHLLSGNTAFVDAIIAALQAHGLRVRAVYTQSLKDSANGGYPDALRALSAAGPVDVVISTLSFALGESDPHPFALLDAPVVQALVSSASRDEWLRNGRGLGPLDTAMNVAIPEFDGRIIGVPTAFKEQQGESPARSVPDEERIARLAGLARRLAALRRKPNAAKRIAFVFTNSSAKAQRIGNAVGLDAPASLMRLLDALQNAGYRVEDLPASGDRLIADLIARCSYDETWLTTEQLQQAYHVSGALYTRWFADLPPALQEAMIRQWGPPPGGAYVHHGDLALAGMEFGNIFVALQPPRGYDMDPNAIYHRPDLPPPHNYYALYRWLRDEWKADAIVHLGKHGTLEWLPGKGVGLGATCFPDQFLGDLPLIYPFIINDPGEGTQAKRRAHAVIVDHLTPLMTSAGAYGDLAELAQLVDEYYRTEQLDPGKLPLLQRQIWEVLQRSNLDDDLRYILQANHGDHRHEWDGSFLEDGTPTALAELEGREVAHLLEDIEGYLCELTGAQIRDGLHILGVMPSGEQLVELVYHLLRLPNLDTPSLPEAVAAALGEDWQALRDRPGLRRVGSGTAQDAHSFQTNADVIEHVETLSKALLRYLEACDWCAQHVEQAITATLPVGSDVRIAAALRYACETLMPNLRRSARDEIAHLLAALEGRFVPPGPSGAPTRGMAHVLPTGRNFYGVDPRALPSPAAWQTGEGLARDLIARYRREYGRIPESVGISIWGTSALRTAGDDIAQTLALLGVRPRWQRENRRVIGIDVVPLEELGRPRIDVVCRISGFFRDAFPHLIALIDHAVQAVIALDEPPEMNFPRKHALDAVRALRSAGRSEEEARREATYRIFGSKPGSYGAGILPLIDAQNWERDADFARVYLTWGGYAYTATAQGIPAEKAFAAALSRVQVATKNQDTREHDIFDSDDYLQFHGGMIAAIRALTGKNPARYFGDSSDPARPRTRDLREEARRVFRARVINPKWIASMQRHGYKGGLELAATVDYLFGYDATAGVLDDWMYERVTERYLRDPEVRQWLEQVNPWALHAMAERLYEAIGRGMWASPSSESRETLEALLEQGDLWREGVEG from the coding sequence ATGGCAGAACGCCTGAAACGCAACATGGTTCAGCGCACCGATGGGCGCCTGGTCAATGCCGGGGCGCGTCGCGGGATGCTGATTGTCTGCGCCACCGGTTGTTGTTGTGGTCATACGGAGCGCGGCTTTGCTCCGGTTCCCGTCGATCGCTACCATCAGGAATGGGAGCGACGCAAACTGCGCAACCGGGTGCATTTGAGCCAGGGAGGATGTCTGGGTCCCTGCCCACTTGCCAATGTTGCGCTGCTCCTCATCGATGGACGCCCATACTGGTTTCACTCACTCAACGATGCGGCGCTCGTTCCCATCCTCTACGATTACATCGAGGCGCTGCTGGCAACCGACCGCGATCTGCCGCCGCCGCCAGCGCTGGCGTCGCTCCTGTTCAATGGTTTCGCGTGGGATGGCAGCACGCCTGGCGATGATCACCGCGAGCCATTGCCTGCCATGATCGGCGATGGGATTCTGGTGCTCAGCCAGGCAGATACTGATCTGCTGACGCTCGAACAGGCGCGCGCGTTTCTGCCGGAGGGATTTGCGCCGTTGCGGGTGGCGCACATCGGTCGCCTGACCGACGATGCCGCTGTTAATCATCTGCTGCGCGATATGCTTCCCGGCATGGCGGTTGTGGTCGTTCGTCTCCATAGCGCTGGCGCCTTCGCATATGGGCTGGAACGTTTGCAGGAGTGGGCGCGCGCGACCGGCGGGTTCCTGCTCTGTCTTCCGGCAGTCGAAACGCTCGACCCGGATTTGATGGCGCGCTCGACGGTCGGCGTGCCGCTGGCGTTGCTGGTCGGCGCCTATTTTCAGTGTGGCGGAACGGCAAATGTTGTGAACGGTCTTCAGTGCCTCAGCGACCATCTCCTGTTGAGTGGCTGGGGGTATGAGCCGCCGGTCGAACTGCCGATGCATGGCATCTATACGCCGGTCGCGGCGCCGTGCTGCGCCGGCGCCGCTGACGACGCTCGTCCGGTTGCTGGAGTGCTCTTCTATCGCGCGCATCTGCTCAGTGGCAATACGGCGTTTGTTGATGCGATAATCGCGGCGCTTCAGGCGCATGGGTTGCGCGTCCGCGCCGTCTACACGCAGTCCCTGAAAGACTCCGCCAATGGTGGCTACCCCGACGCGCTGCGCGCGCTTAGCGCAGCCGGACCGGTGGATGTTGTGATCAGTACGTTGAGTTTTGCGCTTGGGGAGAGCGATCCGCATCCTTTTGCCCTGCTCGATGCGCCGGTCGTTCAGGCGCTGGTGAGCAGCGCATCGCGCGATGAGTGGCTGCGCAACGGTCGCGGGCTTGGTCCGCTCGATACGGCGATGAATGTGGCGATCCCGGAGTTCGACGGGCGCATCATCGGTGTGCCGACGGCGTTCAAGGAGCAGCAGGGTGAATCTCCGGCGCGTTCGGTTCCTGATGAAGAACGCATAGCGCGGCTCGCAGGGCTTGCCCGCCGGCTGGCGGCGCTGCGTCGCAAACCCAACGCAGCAAAGCGGATTGCCTTCGTCTTCACCAATAGCAGCGCCAAAGCGCAGCGGATCGGCAATGCGGTTGGTCTTGACGCACCCGCATCGCTTATGCGCCTCCTCGATGCCTTGCAGAATGCGGGGTATCGGGTGGAGGATCTGCCCGCAAGCGGCGACCGCCTGATCGCCGACCTGATCGCACGCTGTTCCTACGATGAAACCTGGTTGACGACCGAACAATTGCAGCAGGCATACCACGTTTCTGGCGCGCTGTACACCCGCTGGTTCGCCGATCTGCCGCCTGCGCTTCAGGAAGCGATGATCCGCCAGTGGGGTCCGCCGCCGGGCGGGGCGTATGTTCACCATGGCGATCTGGCGCTCGCCGGGATGGAGTTCGGCAATATCTTCGTGGCGCTGCAACCGCCGCGCGGGTACGATATGGACCCCAACGCTATCTACCACCGTCCTGATCTACCGCCGCCGCACAATTACTATGCGCTCTACCGCTGGCTGCGGGACGAGTGGAAGGCGGACGCCATTGTCCACCTTGGGAAACACGGAACACTCGAATGGCTGCCGGGCAAGGGGGTCGGGCTGGGGGCGACATGCTTTCCCGATCAGTTCCTGGGCGATCTGCCGCTGATCTACCCATTCATCATCAACGATCCCGGTGAGGGCACGCAGGCGAAGCGACGCGCCCACGCCGTGATCGTCGATCATCTGACACCGCTGATGACCAGCGCCGGGGCGTATGGCGATCTGGCGGAACTGGCGCAACTGGTCGATGAATATTATCGCACAGAACAGCTCGATCCCGGCAAATTGCCGCTGCTCCAGCGCCAGATCTGGGAGGTGTTGCAGCGCTCCAATCTCGATGACGATCTGCGCTACATCCTTCAGGCAAACCACGGCGATCACCGCCACGAGTGGGACGGCAGCTTCCTCGAGGACGGCACGCCGACCGCGCTGGCGGAACTGGAAGGTCGAGAAGTGGCGCATTTGCTGGAAGATATCGAAGGGTATCTCTGTGAACTGACCGGCGCGCAGATCCGCGATGGTCTGCACATACTCGGTGTGATGCCGAGCGGTGAGCAGTTGGTGGAACTGGTCTACCATCTGCTTCGGTTGCCGAACCTGGACACTCCCAGTTTGCCGGAGGCAGTCGCGGCTGCATTGGGCGAAGACTGGCAGGCGCTGCGCGACCGACCGGGACTGCGTCGGGTGGGGAGTGGCACAGCACAGGATGCTCATTCGTTTCAGACGAACGCTGATGTCATCGAGCATGTCGAAACGCTGAGCAAGGCATTGCTGCGTTATCTGGAAGCATGCGATTGGTGCGCGCAGCACGTCGAACAGGCGATAACCGCTACGCTTCCCGTGGGGTCCGATGTGCGCATCGCCGCTGCGTTACGCTATGCCTGCGAGACGCTTATGCCGAACCTGCGGCGGAGTGCGCGCGACGAAATCGCCCATCTGCTGGCGGCTCTGGAAGGGCGGTTCGTCCCGCCGGGACCGAGCGGCGCGCCGACCCGCGGCATGGCGCACGTCCTGCCGACCGGTCGCAACTTTTATGGCGTCGATCCCCGCGCGTTGCCCAGCCCTGCTGCATGGCAGACCGGCGAGGGGCTGGCGCGCGATCTGATCGCCCGCTATCGGCGCGAATACGGTCGCATCCCTGAAAGCGTCGGGATCAGCATCTGGGGCACGAGCGCTCTTCGCACGGCGGGTGACGATATTGCCCAAACGCTGGCGCTCCTTGGCGTGCGCCCGCGCTGGCAGCGCGAGAACCGGCGCGTGATCGGGATCGATGTCGTCCCACTGGAGGAGTTGGGACGCCCGCGGATCGATGTCGTTTGTCGCATCTCAGGGTTCTTCCGCGACGCCTTCCCGCACCTGATTGCGTTGATCGACCATGCAGTGCAGGCAGTGATTGCGCTCGACGAACCACCGGAGATGAACTTTCCGCGCAAACACGCGCTGGATGCAGTGCGCGCGCTGCGGTCAGCCGGCAGGTCCGAGGAGGAAGCGCGTCGGGAGGCGACCTACCGCATCTTCGGCAGTAAGCCGGGCAGTTATGGGGCGGGCATTCTGCCATTGATCGACGCGCAAAACTGGGAGCGCGATGCCGACTTTGCTCGCGTTTATCTCACCTGGGGCGGATATGCCTACACTGCCACCGCACAGGGCATTCCTGCCGAGAAGGCGTTTGCCGCTGCGCTGAGCAGGGTGCAGGTTGCAACCAAAAACCAGGACACCCGCGAGCACGACATTTTCGACAGCGATGATTACCTTCAGTTCCACGGCGGCATGATCGCCGCCATTCGCGCCTTGACCGGCAAAAATCCGGCGCGCTACTTTGGCGACAGCAGCGACCCGGCGCGTCCGCGCACCCGCGATCTGCGCGAAGAGGCGCGGCGTGTGTTCCGGGCGCGAGTGATCAACCCGAAGTGGATTGCCAGCATGCAACGTCACGGGTACAAAGGCGGTCTGGAACTGGCAGCGACGGTTGATTATCTCTTCGGCTACGACGCAACTGCCGGGGTGCTCGATGACTGGATGTACGAGCGCGTGACCGAACGCTACCTGCGCGATCCAGAGGTGCGGCAATGGCTGGAACAGGTCAACCCCTGGGCGTTGCACGCAATGGCCGAGCGTCTGTACGAAGCGATCGGTCGCGGCATGTGGGCAAGCCCGTCCTCCGAATCCCGTGAGACGCTGGAGGCGCTGCTAGAGCAGGGTGATCTGTGGCGGGAGGGGGTGGAAGGTTGA
- the cobO gene encoding cob(I)yrinic acid a,c-diamide adenosyltransferase, whose product MTSEEQVSQHTPETSRSVSRDDGQTGVPLRPGSTAEAGERRKAARANRVKKGLVIVNTGNGKGKTTAALGILLRAWGRDMRVGGIQFLKHENANYGELRALQRMGVELTPMGDGFTWTSRDLDETQAKAVHGWETAKARISSGNYDIFLLDEFTYVLNYGWVDTADVIEWLRQHKPPMLHLIITGRNAPQALIDFADLVTEMREVKHPFRDQGIRAQKGIEY is encoded by the coding sequence ATGACTTCTGAAGAACAGGTGAGTCAACACACGCCAGAAACCTCACGCAGTGTTTCGCGCGATGATGGGCAAACCGGCGTGCCATTACGCCCCGGTTCCACGGCAGAAGCCGGGGAGCGGCGCAAAGCCGCACGCGCCAATCGGGTGAAGAAAGGGCTGGTGATCGTCAATACCGGCAATGGCAAGGGGAAGACGACTGCGGCATTGGGCATTCTGCTGCGCGCCTGGGGGCGCGATATGCGCGTGGGCGGCATTCAGTTCCTGAAGCATGAAAATGCGAACTATGGCGAACTGCGCGCACTCCAGCGCATGGGGGTCGAACTGACGCCGATGGGTGATGGCTTCACGTGGACAAGCCGCGATCTCGATGAAACGCAGGCAAAAGCGGTCCATGGCTGGGAAACGGCAAAAGCGCGAATTTCCAGCGGCAACTACGATATTTTCCTGCTGGATGAATTCACGTATGTGCTGAACTATGGCTGGGTCGATACGGCGGACGTGATCGAGTGGCTGCGCCAGCACAAGCCGCCGATGCTCCATCTGATCATCACCGGGCGCAATGCGCCCCAGGCGCTGATCGACTTTGCCGACCTGGTGACCGAGATGCGCGAGGTGAAGCATCCGTTCCGCGATCAGGGCATTCGGGCGCAAAAGGGCATTGAGTACTGA